In Endozoicomonas sp. GU-1, one DNA window encodes the following:
- the coxB gene encoding cytochrome c oxidase subunit II codes for MMQQAKSLFLLLAGLAVTGSSRAAWEVNMTEGVTAVSRNIYGLHMTILMICVVIGLIVFGVMFYSIFKHRKSKGAVAHQFHESTLVEIVWTSIPFLILVLMAIPATKTLVEIYNTDEADIDIKITGYQWKWQYEYVGEDVSFFSNLSTPREQIRNVRDKNPNYLLEVDEPLVIPVDKKVRFLVTAADVIHSWWVPALAVKRDAIPGFINEAWTNIEVPGTYRGQCAELCGKDHGYMPIVVEAKSQEDYDAWLQAKKTAAGKERELTDKTWTMAELMDRGEQTYTKACAVCHQPNGVGMPPIFPALKGSPMATEADQIGAHVDIVMNGKKGSAMQAFAGQLSEVDLAAVITYERNAWGNDTGEMVTPQEIVEYKKTGEYAEDPAKQTMPDNQQASL; via the coding sequence ATGATGCAGCAGGCGAAATCTCTCTTTCTTCTTCTTGCGGGACTGGCTGTAACGGGTAGTAGCCGTGCTGCATGGGAAGTCAATATGACCGAAGGTGTGACGGCGGTCAGCCGGAATATCTACGGACTCCATATGACCATATTGATGATCTGTGTCGTGATCGGCCTGATTGTCTTTGGTGTCATGTTTTATTCCATTTTCAAGCACCGTAAATCCAAGGGCGCAGTAGCTCACCAGTTCCATGAAAGCACACTGGTTGAGATCGTATGGACATCCATTCCTTTTCTGATCCTGGTGCTGATGGCCATTCCGGCGACCAAAACGCTGGTGGAAATCTACAATACTGACGAGGCTGATATTGATATCAAAATTACCGGCTATCAATGGAAGTGGCAGTATGAATATGTCGGAGAAGATGTCTCTTTTTTCAGTAACCTCAGTACACCCCGGGAACAGATCAGAAATGTTCGGGACAAAAATCCCAACTATCTTCTGGAAGTGGATGAGCCGCTGGTGATTCCTGTGGATAAAAAGGTTCGCTTTCTGGTGACCGCTGCTGATGTGATTCACTCCTGGTGGGTGCCGGCCCTGGCAGTCAAGCGCGACGCTATTCCCGGATTTATCAATGAGGCCTGGACCAATATTGAAGTGCCCGGTACTTACCGAGGGCAGTGTGCCGAACTGTGTGGTAAGGATCATGGCTATATGCCCATTGTGGTTGAAGCCAAGTCACAGGAAGACTATGACGCCTGGCTGCAGGCGAAAAAAACCGCAGCGGGCAAAGAGCGTGAGCTGACCGATAAAACATGGACCATGGCGGAATTGATGGACAGAGGTGAGCAGACCTACACCAAGGCTTGCGCTGTATGTCACCAGCCCAACGGTGTCGGCATGCCGCCGATCTTCCCGGCGCTGAAAGGCAGCCCGATGGCCACTGAAGCGGATCAGATCGGGGCGCATGTCGATATTGTTATGAACGGTAAGAAGGGCTCGGCAATGCAGGCCTTTGCCGGCCAGCTGAGTGAGGTGGACCTTGCTGCCGTGATCACCTATGAGCGGAATGCCTGGGGCAATGACACCGGTGAAATGGTGACCCCTCAAGAGATTGTGGAGTACAAGAAAACTGGCGAATACGCAGAAGATCCGGCCAAGCAGACCATGCCAGATAACCAGCAGGCGAGCCTGTAA